A single genomic interval of Theropithecus gelada isolate Dixy chromosome 16, Tgel_1.0, whole genome shotgun sequence harbors:
- the ZNF594 gene encoding LOW QUALITY PROTEIN: zinc finger protein 594 (The sequence of the model RefSeq protein was modified relative to this genomic sequence to represent the inferred CDS: inserted 2 bases in 1 codon) — translation MKERKSKMEISEEKESARAASEKLQRQITQECELVETSNSEDRLLKHWVSPLKDAVRHLPSQERGIREMRIIPKKAIVGEIGHGCNEGEKKLSVGESSHRYEVSGQNFKHKSGLTEHQKIHNINKTYECKECGKTFNRSSNLIIHQRIHPGNKPYVCNECGKDSNQSSNLIHQRINTGKKPYICHECGXDFNQSSNLLRHKQIHRGGNPYECKECGKAFKGSSNLVLHQRIHSVGKRYLCNKCGKAFSQSSHLVTHQRIHTGEKPLKCSECEKAFRQHSHLTEHQRLHSGEKHYECHKRGKTVSGRTAFLKHQRLHAGEKLEECEKTFSKDEELTEEQRLHREEKAYLCNQCGRTFQGSSDLIRHQVTHTREKPYECKECGKTFNKSSHLVRHHRIHSGERPYVCTECGKSFMSSSELNTHHRVHTGEKPHECSECGKSFSHRSHLVTHQKIHTGEKPYQCTECRKAFRQRSVLIRHQRIHSGEKPYECKECGKLFMWRKAFLRHQRLHAGEKLECEKTFSKDEELRREQRTHQEEKAYWCNRCGRNFQGSSDFIRHQVTHTGEKPYECKECGKTFNESSDLLKHHRIHSGEKPYVCTKCGKSFRGSSDLIRHYHIHTGEKPYECPECGKAFSRNSHLIGHQRIHTREKPFECSNCGKAFSGRTAFLKHQKLHIGKEFEDFKRVYKQDLF, via the exons ATGAAGGAACGAAAATCAAAGATGGAAATTTCTGAAGAAAAGGAGTCAGCGAGGGCTGCATCCGAAAAACTCCAAAGACAGATCACCCAGGAATGTGAGTTAGTTGAAACCAGTAATTCTGAGGACAGATTATTGAAGCACTGGGTAAGCCCTTTAAAGGATGCAGTGAGACATCTCCCTTCCCAAGAGAGAGGTATCAGGGAAATGCGTATTATCCCCAAGAAAGCCATTGTGGGAGAGATTGGCCATGGATGTAACGAAGgagaaaaaaaactttctgtAGGAGAAAGCTCCCATAGATATGAGGTTAGTGGCCAAAACTTCAAACATAAATCAGGATTAACAGAACATCAGAAAATTCATAATATAAATAAGacctatgaatgtaaggaatgtggaaaaACCTTCAACAGGAGTTCAAACCTGATAATACATCAGAGAATTCATCCTGGAAATAAACCATATGtgtgtaatgaatgtgggaaggACTCTAATCAAAGTTCAAATCTTATACATCAGAGAATTAATACAGGAAAGAAACCTTATATATGTCATGAATGTGG AGACTTCAATCAGAGCTCTAATCTGCTGAGACATAAGCAAATTCACAGAGGCGGGAATCCCTATGAGTGCAAAGAGTGTGGGAAGGCTTTTAAGGGAAGCTCAAACCTTGTCCTACATCAGAGAATCCACAGTGTGGGGAAGCGATATTTATGCAATaaatgtgggaaggccttcagtCAAAGTTCCCACCTTGTCacacatcagagaattcacactggagagaaacccctCAAGTGTAGTGAATGTGAAAAAGCCTTCAGGCAGCATTCTCACCTTACTGAACACCAGAGACTCCACAGTGGAGAGAAACACTATGAATGTCACAAACGTGGGAAGACCGTCAGTGGGCGCACAGCTTTCCTCAAACATCAGAGACTGCATGCTGGAGAGAAACTTGAAGAATGTGAGAAAACCTTCAGCAAGGATGAGGAGCTTACAGAAGAGCAGAGACTTCACCGGGAAGAAAAAGCTTATTTGTGTAATCAGTGTGGTAGGACTTTCCAGGGCAGCTCAGACCTCATCAGACATCAGGTAACTCATACTAGAGAGAAACCGtatgaatgtaaagaatgtgggaaaacTTTCAATAAGAGCTCACACCTTGTGAGACATCACAGAATTCACAGTGGAGAAAGACCTTATGTATGCACCGAATGTGGGAAATCTTTTATGAGTAGCTCAGAACTTAATACACACCATCGtgttcatactggagagaaacctcaTGAATGTagtgaatgtgggaaatcctTCAGCCACAGATCACACCTTGTTACACACCAGAAAatccatactggagagaagccctatcAGTGCACTGAATGTAGGAAAGCTTTCAGGCAGCGTTCCGTCCTTATTcgacatcagagaattcacagtggtgagaagccctatgaatgtaaggaatgtgggaaactCTTCATGTGGCGCAAGGCTTTCCTCAGACATCAGAGATTGCATGCTGGAGAGAAACTTGAATGTGAGAAAACCTTTAGCAAGGATGAGGAGCTTAGGAGAGAGCAGAGAACTCACCAGGAAGAGAAAGCTTATTGGTGTAATCGGTGTGGTAGGAATTTCCAGGGCAGCTCAGACTTCATCAGACATCAGGTaactcatacaggagagaaaccctacgaatgtaaagaatgtgggaaaacTTTCAATGAGAGCTCAGACCTTCTGAAACATCATAGAATTCACAGTGGAGAAAAACCTTATGTATGCACCAAATGTGGGAAATCTTTTAGGGGAAGCTCAGATCTTATTAGACACTATCATattcatacaggagagaaaccctatgaatgccctgaatgtgggaaggccttcagtCGGAACTCACACCTTATCGGTCATCAAAGAATTCATACCAGAGAGAAACCCTTTGAATGTAGCAACTGTGGTAAGGCCTTCAGTGGGCGGACAGCTTTTCTTAAACACCAGAAACTTCACATTGGAAAGGAATTTGAGGACTTTAAGAGAGTCTACAAACAGGACCTATTCTAA